A window from Frankiaceae bacterium encodes these proteins:
- a CDS encoding PQQ-dependent sugar dehydrogenase, with protein MARTTKAFGALCLTAALLPMTQTATALPGVGVVAVPVAVFTTPTYLTHAPGDPTGVYVTERAGTIKVARGNPAATTTFLDITTRVSITGEGGLLSVAFAPDYVTSGKLYVYYANLDGDIEIDEFTRNGAVADPASRRTVLVIPHRDFSNHYGAQLQFGPDGYLYIGTGDGGGGGDPLGNGQNLGALLGKMLRIDPRQSGTAAYTVPASNPFVSVSGARPEIWAYGLRNPFRFSFDRANGDLTIGDVGQSTREEVDYVPAGSAGGFNFGWNIFEGTFQFRPGTLTNHTPPVLERPRNMGFCTSITGGYVIRDPGVPSLQGDYVYGDYCTGSLRVARLQLPGAVNDRALNANVPNLSSFGEDAAGCVYAISLSGPVFRLVEDQTSLTAPCALPVR; from the coding sequence ATGGCGAGGACGACGAAGGCGTTCGGGGCTCTCTGCCTGACGGCGGCGCTGCTGCCGATGACGCAGACCGCGACCGCGCTGCCCGGGGTGGGTGTGGTGGCGGTGCCGGTGGCGGTGTTCACGACGCCGACGTACCTGACGCACGCCCCCGGCGACCCCACCGGGGTCTACGTCACCGAGCGGGCCGGCACCATCAAGGTGGCGCGCGGCAACCCGGCGGCGACGACGACGTTCCTCGACATCACGACGCGCGTCAGCATCACCGGCGAGGGCGGTCTGCTGTCCGTGGCGTTCGCGCCCGACTACGTCACCAGCGGCAAGCTCTACGTCTACTACGCCAACCTCGACGGCGACATCGAGATCGACGAGTTCACGCGCAACGGCGCCGTGGCCGACCCGGCGTCGCGCCGTACCGTGCTCGTCATCCCGCACCGTGACTTCTCCAACCACTACGGCGCGCAGCTGCAGTTCGGGCCAGACGGCTACCTGTACATCGGCACGGGCGACGGCGGTGGCGGCGGCGACCCGCTCGGCAACGGGCAGAACCTCGGCGCGCTGCTCGGCAAGATGCTGCGCATCGACCCGCGCCAGTCGGGCACGGCGGCGTACACCGTGCCGGCGTCGAACCCGTTCGTCTCCGTGTCGGGGGCCCGGCCGGAGATCTGGGCGTACGGCCTGCGCAACCCGTTCCGCTTCTCGTTCGACCGCGCCAACGGCGACCTCACCATCGGCGACGTCGGGCAGAGCACGCGCGAGGAGGTCGACTACGTGCCGGCCGGCTCCGCGGGCGGCTTCAACTTCGGCTGGAACATCTTCGAGGGGACGTTCCAGTTCCGGCCGGGCACGCTGACCAACCACACGCCCCCGGTCCTCGAGCGGCCGCGCAACATGGGCTTCTGCACGTCCATCACCGGCGGGTACGTCATCCGCGACCCCGGGGTGCCGTCGCTGCAGGGCGACTACGTGTACGGCGACTACTGCACCGGCTCGCTGCGCGTCGCGCGCCTCCAGCTCCCGGGTGCCGTCAACGACCGTGCGCTCAACGCGAACGTGCCCAACCTGTCGTCGTTCGGCGAGGACGCGGCGGGCTGCGTGTACGCGATCTCGCTGTCGGGCCCGGTGTTCCGGCTCGTGGAGGACCAGACGTCGCTCACCGCGCCGTGCGCCCTGCCGGTGCGGTGA